In Trifolium pratense cultivar HEN17-A07 linkage group LG7, ARS_RC_1.1, whole genome shotgun sequence, a genomic segment contains:
- the LOC123898677 gene encoding transcription factor bHLH162-like produces the protein MDHGQQVCQPSSSSTKVERKIVEKIRRNHMKNLFSKLNSLLPKYNHKETLPLPDQVDEAINYIKSLETNVKMVKEKKEGLMENKRSHSDCSSSYEAKTNIKSPKIEIHEMGSSLQVIITCGVDDQFIFCEIIRILHEENLVVITANSSVAGDSIFHIVNAEIPQSLLQIGATKVSERLKRFVNGSGSGIETEPQLWDFEIGTRSWELLDSIVTKSLSNP, from the exons ATGGATCATGGTCAACAAGTATGTCAACCTTCCTCTTCTTCAACCAAAGTGGAAAGAAAGATTGTTGAGAAAATTAGGAGAAATCATATGAAGAATCTCTTTTCCAAACTCAACTCTCTTCTCCCTAAATATAATCACAAG GAAACGTTGCCATTACCTGATCAAGTAGACGAGGCTATAAACTACATAAAGAGTCTAGAGACAAATGTAAAGATGGTGAAGGAAAAGAAAGAAGGTTTAATGGAAAACAAGAGATCACATAGTGACTGCTCGAGTTCTTATGAagcaaaaacaaacataaaatcgCCCAAAATTGAGATTCATGAAATGGGTTCCTCTCTACAAGTCATTATAACATGCGGGGTTGATGATCAATTCATTTTCTGTGAAATTATTCGAATACTGCATGAAGAGAATTTGGTGGTCATCACTGCAAATTCTTCGGTGGCCGGAGACTCAATTTTTCATATTGTGAACGCTGAG ATTCCGCAATCTTTGCTTCAAATTGGAGCAACCAAAGTAAGTGAGAGATTGAAAAGGTTTGTGAACGGATCAGGGAGTGGTATAGAAACAGAGCCTCAATTGTGGGATTTTGAAATTGGAACTCGGAGTTGGGAGCTTCTAGATTCTATAGTAACCAAGAGTTTATCAAATCCTTGA
- the LOC123900132 gene encoding proton pump-interactor 1-like yields the protein MENKKTTSPSKPIDENSKLVHQFYFVKIWPTDPDSISKIKKEENLVKKMNHEIAEITETIAKKMAERDHLASVLQRLNYPQKDRRNRVASKEKIVRDLHMILDELSLLNKKSAKGRWFNEELDKDSLNSLVLQLHGSKSLVEEKKILRNINIQQKDDDSFKSLEVLKKKIRWSYYLKNWQKLLREIEQFQIQCLERVSGNNFEKRNISNYESLKKIIEVEIKVLCDDSLENRNEGLKCGIRIRHAAKELEAKNQELYSLKEILSEKNKKKVEAYQRILELKKLYNEEILHYYHYCSLINKVHQLVEGKDVATLDEMSSSEVGKFMLEWKNNKAFREDYERKVLRSLERRQLSRDGRRRPDKSANSNMNNHIKWCIMNKFVISL from the exons ATGGAGAATAAAAAAACTACATCACCTTCAAAGCCTATTGATGAGAATTCAAAACTTGTTCATCAATTTTACTTTGTTAAGATTTGGCCAACAGATCCAGATtcaatatctaaaataaaaaaggaagagAACTTGGTTAAGAAAATGAATCATGAAATTGCTGAAATCACTGAAacaattgcaaaaaaaatg GCAGAAAGAGATCATCTAGCTTCTGTGTTGCAAAGGTTAAACTATCCACAAAAGGATCGGAGAAATCGCGTCGCGAGTAAAGAGAAGATAGTAAGGGATTTACATATGATTCTTGATGAATTGAGTTTGTTGAATAAAAAATCAGCTAAGGGAAGATGGTTCAATGAAGAGCTTGATAAAGAT TCTTTGAATTCTTTGGTGCTACAACTACATGGGAGCAAAAGCTTGGTTGAGGAGAAAAAAATTCTGAGGAATATAAACATTCAACAGAAAGATGATGATTCATTCAAATCACTAGAAGTGCTTAAGAAAAAg ATTAGATGGAGTTATTACTTGAAAAATTGGCAGAAGCTCTTAAGAGAAATTGAACAATTTCAAATCCAATGTTTGGAAAGAGTTTCTGGTAATAATTTTGAGAAGAGAAATATTTCCAACTATGAATCCTTGAAGAAAATTATAGAAGTTGAAATTAAG GTTCTATGCGATGACTCTTTGGAAAACAGAAATGAAGGGTTGAAATGTGGGATCAGAATTAGACATGCTGCGAAAGAATTAGAAGCTAAAAACCAAGAATTATAttccttaaaagaaatattgtcggagaaaaataagaaaaaggtCGAAGCATATCAAAGGATTTTGGAATTGAAGAAATTGTATAATGAGGAG ATTCTCCACTATTATCACTATTGTTCACTTATTAACAAAGTCCATCAGCTGGTTGAAGGAAAAGATGTAGCAACCCTTGATGAAATGTCAAGTTCAGAG GTTGGGAAGTTTATGTTAGAATGGAAAAATAATAAGGCTTTTCGAGAAGATTATGAGAGGAAGGTTCTGCGATCATTAGAGAGACGACAACTAAGTAGAGATGGACGAAGAAGACCCGATAAATCGGCCAATTCTAACATGAACAACCACATCAAGTGGTGCATCATGAACAAGTTTGTGATATcgctataa